One Salvelinus namaycush isolate Seneca chromosome 4, SaNama_1.0, whole genome shotgun sequence genomic window carries:
- the LOC120045921 gene encoding transmembrane protein 178A-like, translating to MEKQTLVTAISLSMSLASLALLITAIMTDHWYETDTTRHRQNCDQFGPDANDQTNRRMPIYHLPLMDSSNPRRNQALLRAIHVGSREEELLENWRSILGMGILETECGRPLFSTYSGLWRKCYYLGKDRDIDNLIAKGIAQRCITIKYHFSQPIRLRNIPLNLTRTIQQDEWHLLHLRRITAGFLGMAAAVLLCGCIVASVSFAWEKSLTQHVSGLLFLMAGIFCTISLCTYAANVSYDLARVPPFIYGLPADVEHGYSWSSFCAWLSLGLTVASGCLCTTFPILSHSNSKAQQGKAAPNDCV from the exons ATGGAGAAACAGACCTTGGTGACGGCTATCAGTTTGTCCATGAGCCTGGCATCACTGGCACTTCTCATCACCGCTATCATGACCGACCACTGGTACGAGACGGACACAACACGGCACAGGCAGAACTGCGACCAGTTCGGGCCGGACGCCAACGACCAGACGAACCGGCGGATGCCCATCTATCACCTGCCCCTGATGGACAGCAGCAATCCTCGGAGGAACCAGGCGCTGCTCCGAGCGATCCACGTCgggagtagagaggaggagctCCTGGAAAACTGGAGGTCAATTTTGGGAATGGGAATTTTAGAAACGGAATGCGGGCGGCCTCTTTTCTCCACTTACTCTGGACTTTGGAGGAAATGTTATTATCTAGGAAAGGACAGGGACATCGACAACCTCATTGCCAAGG GTATAGCCCAGCGATGCATCACCATCAAGTACCATTTCTCCCAGCCCATCCGGCTCCGCAACATCCCGCTCAACCTGACCCGCACCATTCAGCAGGATGAGTGGCACCTCTTAC ACCTGCGGCGGATCACGGCGGGGTTTCTGGGTATGGCAGCAGCCGTTCTGTTGTGTGGCTGCATCGTGGCGTCTGTCAGCTTCGCCTGGGAGAAGAGTCTCACTCAGCACGTCTCTGGGCTGCTCTTTCTCATGGCAG GGATCTTCTGCACCATCTCCCTGTGTACCTATGCGGCCAACGTGTCCTACGACCTGGCCAGGGTCCCTCCCTTCATCTACGGGCTGCCCGCTGATGTGGAGCATGGCTACAGCTGGTCCAGCTTCTGTGCCTGGCTCAGTCTGGGGCTGACAGTGGCATCTGGATGCCTGTGCACCACTTTCCCCATCCTCAGCCATAGCAACAGCAAAGCCCAGCAGGGAAAGGCTGCCCCCAATGACTGTGTTTGA